A stretch of Bos taurus isolate L1 Dominette 01449 registration number 42190680 breed Hereford chromosome 5, ARS-UCD2.0, whole genome shotgun sequence DNA encodes these proteins:
- the LOC112446645 gene encoding translation machinery-associated protein 7, with the protein MSGREGGKKKPLKQPKKQAKEMDEEDEAFKQKQKEEQKKLEELKAKAAGKGPLATGGIKKSGKK; encoded by the coding sequence ATGTCGGGCCGTGAAGGTGGCAAGAAGAAGCCCCTGAAGCAGCCCAAGAAGCAAGCCAAGGAGATGGACGAGGAAGATGAGGCATTCAAGCAGAAGCAGAAAGAGGAGCAGAAGAAACTTGAGGAGCTAAAAGCAAAGGCCGCGGGGAAAGGCCCCCTGGCCACCGGTGGAATTAAGAAATCTGGCAAAAAGTAA